A single genomic interval of candidate division TA06 bacterium harbors:
- the gcvH gene encoding glycine cleavage system protein GcvH, with product MNIPKDLKYSASHEWARIEGDTATIGITDFAQGELGDIVFVELPAVGAKVSQNKPLGTVEAVKAVSDLNAPLSGEVTEVNRSLEGTPDVVNKDAYGAGWMVKIKLSNAAEAANLMDAAGYDKMEKHGH from the coding sequence ATGAACATTCCCAAGGACCTGAAATATTCCGCCAGCCACGAGTGGGCAAGGATCGAAGGCGACACCGCCACCATCGGCATCACAGACTTTGCCCAGGGCGAGCTGGGTGACATCGTTTTCGTGGAACTGCCGGCCGTCGGCGCCAAGGTTTCCCAGAACAAGCCGCTGGGCACGGTGGAAGCGGTCAAGGCGGTCTCCGACCTCAACGCCCCGCTTTCCGGCGAGGTGACCGAGGTCAACCGATCCCTGGAAGGGACCCCGGATGTGGTCAATAAGGACGCCTACGGCGCTGGTTGGATGGTAAAGATCAAGCTGTCCAATGCCGCCGAGGCCGCCAACCTGATGGACGCCGCCGGTTACGACAAGATGGAGAAGCACGGTCACTGA